The genomic DNA TGCAATTAGCAATTGCAATTTGTCTTACAGTAAAAATAAGTAGTTTGTTGCTAGCCTAGGGATGTAATTGCCAATTGCAACTTGTCTCGTAGTAAAATAAGGACGGACGATATGGCGACTTGGAGGAGGCGAAACCCGATTCGGATTCGAATATCTGTATGGTTGATTTGGAGCCCCGTTTCTGGGGTATAATTTTGCAGAACAAAGATGTGCTATTTGAATGCTCGCAGGAAATTGTAGTTTGTGGATTTAATTCTCGTTGTAAACAGAGCACCTTCGCCTTCTGCCACTGTAAACAGATATCCCCAAAAACAAACCTTACTCGTCGAAGTCGCCTCATCCGGTGGGACCTCGGTCCCTTTCCCCGCTCTTTTACCAATCACTCGGTGGAGTACAAACCTGTGGTTGGGTGGCTTGGTCTCCATTAATACATCTCACCATTCCCTTCCAGTTTTTCATCTTCCCCCCAATTCGTTCTCTCTTTCTCCTCGCCATCGCTGGTTCCTTTCTTGCTCGCATTGGAAACCCTAGACAGATTCCGTTCCGATCGGCTTCGATCTCGCTCTTCTCGGATGGGTGGCGGCAGGGTCTGCTCCTCCGCCTGGCCTTCCTTGTCCGCTTCGTCCTCGCCGTCGCTCAACGCGGCCTCTCCGTCCGAGACGGCTTCGACGTCCGTCACGGACACCGTGAACGGATCGCACCATTTCAAGATCTCCGGATATTCGCTGCTTAAGGGGATTGGCGTCGGCAAATACACGACGTCGGACACGTTCACCGTGGGGGGTTACGACTGGGCCGTCTACTTCTACCCCGATGGGAAGAGCGCGGAGGACGCTGCGGCGTATGTTTCTCTGTTCATCGCGCTGGCTAGCGAGGGGACTGACGTCAGGGCGCTGTTCGAGCTGACGCTTCTCGATCAGAGCGGCAGGGAGCGGCACAAGGTCCACAGCCACTTTGGAAGGAGGCTTGAGAGCGGCCCCTACGCACTCAAGTACCGAGGCAGCATGTGGTGAGTTTGGTTGATCACAAGCCTTGCAttgctttttaatttttgtttgttCTATTTTCGAACTTATTTCTTGAACATTGTTAAACTACTTCGGTGCTATACGCTAGTTTTTCTTATCATCTCTACTTGTCATCTGGTGCAAAAACTATATGAGAGTAATTGGGTATACCTTCAATAGCGTTAAAATGAGAAAATAGGTTGACATGACATAGGCATGTTCAAATGACATCAATAGATTCCATACTTTGAAGAGTTAGACGGTGTAAGGGATAtagtgtgaccaaagaaaacacTTATCAATTGTAATAATGAATGATTTTATTGATTGAAAAATACAAGGGATATAGCCTTGAATAGAACTCAATGGAGGGATAAGCTTCACGTTGGTGGCCACTGTAAAAGTTCAAACTTCCAATTAAATATTATAGTGATTTAAAGAAACTATATAATTATTGAAGTGGGTAATGAAATTGATTCAGCTGATAGATAAGCTAATATTCTGTCTCGTTTGTTTACTTTTATTCATTTTGTGTGCACGTGAAGACTATATACGTGTTTCTTTAAAATATAGTATTTTGCAGGAATGCACACTATGGATGATTAATTACAGGGATGTGGTTTTCTTTGCACAGGGGCTATAAGCGTTTTTACAAAAGAACTGCTTTAGAGACATCAGATTACCTTAAAGATGATTATCTCTTAGTTAATTGTACTGTTGGTGTTGTTAGATCACATACTGAGGCACCCAAGATCTACACCATAGCAGTACCACCTTCTAACATAGCACAGCATTTTGGTCAGCTTCTACAAGGTGGAGAGGGGACTGATGTGAGTTTTGAGGTTGATGGTGAGATATACAATGCTCATAAATTGGTACTTGCAGCTCGATCACCTGTTTTCAGGGCCCAACTTTTTGGTCCAATGAAAGACAGGAACATGCATTGCTTAAAGATTGAAGATATGGAAGCTCTTGTTTTTAAGGTAGCCTATTCTCGTCGACTCGCTAATTGAGTTGTTTGTTCTCATCTTTACCATGTAACTTGCACATCATTAGCCAGAGTTGTCCTTGATCTagcttcttttctttttcttttttaaacttAACAAACTCATTCTTGGACCATAGTGATAGAATATCTGTGTCTTGTTTCGTATCTCTTAGCTTTCATGCTCAATAATGGTGGTTCACTTCATAGCAAGCTTATCCTCTTTGTGCTAGTATGATCAAATTGAAAGAATTTAATGCAATTTGATTTTGATCTGTTATGGCTATACAATTGCCACAATTATGTTGAATGTGAATGAATgaatttgtaaaattttttgATGAAGATTGAGACCCATACTTATTTGACATTTAGACAAACAACATATTTTCATTTGTTGGACAATGCAAATATATAACCTGTTAGtgcattgaaaagaattttatatgACTAATAAAATAGCTCCTTTACACTGTATTTGGGCCCACACCTTACGTGAAATACCTAGAGCATCATCTGTCTCCAGGGCTTATTATGAATTTTTACTAGGTCCGGACCTCCCCCGCCTCCTTTGTTAAGGTTCCCCACATGGCTTCATCTTGACaatgactttgataccacttgttgggccaATGAAATTCACATATCTTCACaattatatgatattgtccactttgggcctaagctctcatgaatttatttttgagctctacccaaaagatctcatatcaatggagatatcttccatcttataaacccatgatcttctatttccaatgtgggactttaattGTAATCCCAACAATTACTTAGCTGCGTGATTAGCACTTTGTTGCACCCTTCCTTTGTTTTTGAGATAAATGATTAACCTATTAACTTTACCATGGGATAATAGCAAATTGTCTTGCGTTTGAATCCAGCCAGTTTGCAATATACAAAATGGATACCCTGTTAGTTGAATTAGTTATATGTACGCTTCATCTAGTCTAGTCTTGTTCTTGACCCATGAGGTACTTTTAATAAGCTAATGCATAGAAATTGTCCTTTCAAAAATACTGAAGCTTCTGGGTAAGTTGTTAGCCTGTTAACTTTAACAGTGGTTGTACCATGTGCTTTAGATACTTATGTTACATCTGCCATATAGATATTAAATTTGGTGGATGTTAAAACTATGGTTAGTGTTAGCTTGCTACTTTCGCTAGTTGGCCTCTCACAAGGATATTTAATTTTGATATTGACTGCTTTACTCATCTGCATACTGTTTTATTTATTTCTTCTATTACCCGGCTTCCCACTAAAGTTCTCATTGTTATCGCCTATGAGGTGACCATTTTGTGCCACTCAATCCATTCCCCAATGGGGGTTTATGATGCTCAAGAATTTAGAGATTTTGGTAGATAAATGGTGAACGATATTCATAGGACTTTCCATCGTGTGGAGAGTATGTGGGAGGCTTGTGTGCATGAGTAATCTTCCTGAAATAAGATGAAAACCAACACATTGTTTGTAAAAATGTTGTATGCATCTGATGACTCATATGAGCTAGTTGGAACactttattatttaaataattggCTTGATCATTTCTTCAGACTTCAGTGATAAAATCTAGTTCATGTCTGGAAGTTGGATCAAATATGCAAGATCTGAGTGAATTGTGTGATTATAAAGATTAAGCCTCAGGAAATGTTTTCATACAGTGTGTTTTCTACAACTTGAGTTGTATAACTGTGTGCTAGACGAAGTTATTCAAGTTGTAAATCACTCTAAGGTTAAACAAAATCCTTATCTTTACTCTCTTTCTATATTACAATTAAAAAGCTACTTGCTAATGGACGAGAGTAGCAATGATAGTGCCTGATAAGTGATGTTACTAGAATAGTAATTTATTGAATTTATATAACAATCAATTCATAAAATTAACAAGTTCGCTGGAATAtgcaaatacaaagaacaagtgaTTTCACAATGTTAATAATGATATTTCAGAAAGATTAGTTAATTGAGAAAATTCTCATTCTAGTTGTTATCCTTTCAGCaaaaagaggagagaaagaaggtaAAAATAAAAGGTGGGAGATTAATATCCATTATTTGTTAGGGTGGAAGGAAGATTGAATGAAAGGCAGTTGCCTAGGCGGTTTGCTTGGGACTGTGTTGCTTAGATGCTGGGTGACCCTCTTAGAGAGTGGCCGATTCAGACCACCTAGGCTTCAAAAGTGTCCAGGCTGTCTATTTAAGGTGGTCTTGGCAATTCATgctggtttaagaaaaaaaaactagttttTGTTTATTAGTTATTGgtcatttaataataaaaagtaaTTGTAATTCTTCCCATTAGCCCATCTGACCACCCTTGTTCAATTAGTTGTTGACACAGTTTTGCAAATTTAGACTCTGATATAGCTGGCTGAAATGATTTTCAATAAGATTAGGGATTAGATCAAACATTTGCACATCATATCTAACCAGATTAGTAAATTGACAGTTGCAAGTCATTCTCTTAATGCATCCCGTTGTCGAATTGTTCCATTACATTCCTCTGAATATTCTTACCTCATATTTAGAGTTCTTTGGTTGTTACTTCTTGGTCATTTGAGATACTTGGACTTGAACATCAATGCATCATCCACATGCTCAGTTATCACCTATCATAtggtttattattttcaaaactaggaTTATCTAGGAAGACTTGAGTATTGAAACTTTAGGGCCACATCATTTGTTTCTACGTTTGTATTTATTGTTTTTCTATGATAACAGAGATCTTGAATGAAGCCTGTAGTATGTTCGGCATCATCTTGGTAATGTTAAGCATCGAATTCACTTTTCATGCATGCAAGGGTGTGCATGAGTGCTATTTGCTAGTAAAAGAGAATATCGTAACCAGTATCACTTCATTTCCTCGCTACTTTAGTAAGATTGATGTGCTAGCACACACCTGATTATGGTGATCCTTCAATTGGATTTTCATAACTTGGTATTTTTCTTGTCAGGCTCTACTCCATTTCATATATTGGGATTCTTTACCTGACATGGAAGACCTTGTTGGTCTAAACGTGAAATGTGCTTCTACTCTAATGGCTCAACATATGCTTGCTGCCGCTGATCGCTATGCATTGGATAGGCTTAAACTGCTATGTGAAGCAAAGCTGTGTGAGGATGTTGCCATAAATACTGTGGCTACAACTCTAGCACTTGCTGAACAGCATCATTGTTTTCAGCTTAAATCAGTATGTCTCAAGTTTGTTGCATTACCTGAGAACTTGCGAGGTGCAATTAGTATTCAACCTTACCGCCTATTTCATAATAGCATCTTGAATACACTAATTCAAAATTCTCATCGTGTTTCCTTTTGATGAATTTTGCAGCCGTGATGCAAACTGAGGGATTCGAACACTTGAAGCTCAGTTGCCCATCTATTCTAGCTGAGCTTCTAGAATATGTTGTCAGAATCGGAGAAAACTCCGTAGTCTATACAAAAGATACCCTCGACGGCAGTGATGCAAATGGAAGGCGAGTGAAACCTCGGCTATAATGTCGCGGCGCAAGGGACTCACCATTGTCAAAAGCTCACTCActatttgtaaagattgtaaatTTGTGTTAACACTTAAATATCCTGGGTAACTCACTCCTGCAGTCCTGCCTCTTGTACCTCTTTATTAACCCCTAGGGAGAGCCAAACTGAGCTTGTCAAAAGTCCAGTTACATTTCCTGAGGGTAACACCTAAGGAACCGTCGTTGTGGAAACGGCTTGCATTGTACAATGTGTAGAACGCCAATTCTAATCCTTCATTGTTAGCTTGCTGCATCCATTTGTCCATCACCATGTGTAGCCGAGCCACTAATCATGTGATTGATTTGTAGAATGGAGTAAGGGTTAAATTCTAGTGAAGTCGGTGAACAATGGCCTCACACATGAGAGCTTGCTTGAAAGGATTTACTTCCTTTCAATAGGGTGGGGGTGGGGGCTGGGGGCTGGGGGTGATTGATTTtacttttgtagaatttttactCAATTATTTGCTCTGAACGTTTATAAGTCGTTTAGCAGTTTAAATATTGGTGAAATTTTGACAGTGATTTTGTTCCAATTGAAGGATTTATTTGCTTCCTGTAAGTTTTTTGTAATTTTTGGAAAAAGTGTGATAAAAAACAGGgctaaaaactttaaagaatgtCTTTTTTCCTCCAAATCACCCAGGTGTCCCACTTTAATTTGTTACAAAAAGTCGTTGTACCTTATTATTCAGTCGGGTATAATTATCTAATTGTTTTTAAGTATGTTCATATTATTACTCCCATCTAAACCAAGCTAGGTTATAGTAGtgataattttataattactataatgTGGATTCAGctcattttatttattatttacgtggtagtaattataattttataattaatcgAACTCTCCTTTTAAAAAGTATTGGAGGTGTCTTAATTCATCCGAGACGTCTAGGTGAAGCTCATCTGCTCTATGGACGTTAGCTTCTAGCTACTCCAAGGCGTCTTCAGTAGATCTAAGACGTCTCCAATGCTTTGACTCGGGGCACCTCCATAAAATTGAGATGCCTTTATTGCTAAAAGTCCATTCTTGAAGATTTGTTCTTAGGCGCCTCCAATTATCCAAGGTGCTTCCACAGTTGAAACTTCATCTTTGAATATTTGTTCTTGGGCACCTCTAATTAGCCGAGGGGCCCTGAACATTGTCTATCCTAGCTTGATTTTTTACTTCGAGCCCTTGCTAAGTAGAATTAGTCCATACAGAAAAAttacctataaaataaagttggcatatataattaaattatgaattaAATCTTGTCTGGCGCAACTAGGATCTTGTCTTAGTcttaacttagatttctaaaataaatCTATGTTAAACCAACGCTTACAGTCCTATTGGGACTCATTCTCATTAGATCtctcttctccagtgacttattttatttatcatttgCAGAATTACTTAACTTGTCGTCTGACTCATCAGGTTTTCCTATCAAATGCCCCATCTAGACTTTAATCAACTATCAGGTCCTACAAATCCAACTGAACTTACTGCCAGATATCAAGTCCTATATTGACTTATCTGGGCTTCCTACTagttatcaggtcctccagacctaactggacttcatcCTATGTCAGGTTCTCTAGACCCGTCAAGTTCTTTACTCTACATATTTGGTAAATACATTAGATCATACATAATCTAATTTTAACCATTTATCAtgcatcaaaacctgagtttgattattagtaaTGATTGCACAAATAATCTCTctttttttgatgtaatgacaacttaTGTTAAAGTTAGGAAAAAATATACCCAAAAATAACAGCATCATCATGTCATGATTATGTtaagagaaaaaatattaagtatttCATTTATTCTCTTAAGCATGATTTTTCTTTCTTAACCAATTATCCTCCCTTTTAACCTTCATCACTTCATCAAAACATGTGGCAAAAAGATGATTCGCTCACTCCCAGCGCTCCCGTCAATTCATCCCTGGGCCAATATGGAGGAGGAAAATTATGGGTGACTATTAGCCATTAGTGCAGGTGGCAAGACattgggagggggggggggggggggggggggaagcatGTTCGGACACGCCGAGTTTTGACCCTAAGACCTTATATGGTAACactccatgtcttaaccatcacaCCACCCCCGAGGAGACAACCTTCATCAAAACATGCAAAGTAGGTTAATAagtagtaaacaaatcaaactaaCAATTTATAAAAAGATTATCAAGCAACTTATCATCCCAAAGAATTTCAAACAAATATCCCTTTTAACACTTTTTAAATAATGTAATTTTTGTTTCAAAATGTTGTACTTAAAAGGTTAAAGGAACAATTTTAGTATTGAGAAGTAGATCTTAAGGAATGttttttaaacatattttcaAAGTATAGGTTTTCATAAGGAATTTATAGCAAAAATATTTGCAAGATCATAATGCATTTTTCAAGCTAAACATAGAAAAGGCTTTTCAAACTTTATATCATGAtgctttttcaaaaatagttagggTTTTCaagctatttttcaaaatatgctaaataaaaaaattttgagcCTATTTGGAAAAGGAtgctttcaaaatattattcaaaggatttttaaaatatttttcaaaaggatttttacaatagatttttaaaatatctttcaatGTTGTGCTAAGTTTCTTAAAACTCTATTTTGTTTCAAAGAAATATTTTGaggggaaaaaaatttaaaacaaccatattttaaaaagagtgttttcaaaaatattttccaaaggaggttttcaataattatttttcaaaaagtatttattttcaaaatgattatttaatttttaaaaacacttATGTTTGATAACTTTAACAATtaaaaaaactatatatatatttttaaaaataaagataacatttttcaaaactcttataaagtttttcaaatatattttataaaatattttattttgaacctTTCTCAAAATGTCTTTTTAATATAATATCCTCCTTAGCCTAACATTCTCTTTACGatagatgtttttgttttaaaaaaaaaatattctaatttcTAGGCAAGCAAAATAATACACcaatcgattttttttttaattaattacttagcaTTTCAACCGTACTAAATTTTCAACCATGCAAATTTTATGAGTTTGAAGAGATGTTTAATTCAATGATTTGTCTAAGGTAGAATTTTtggaattcattaattaaatttgaattttgattaatatcaattaatttgtttaatttaagttagtcatgagtttaatttttaattagattaagttaatttaaaattgattgttaaaaaaattattttaagttaattaattctgGAATGCATTTCGTATTAAATtattacattaaattaaaattaatcgagTTATTTTcagattaataattaataaaatttgaattaatt from Zingiber officinale cultivar Zhangliang chromosome 4A, Zo_v1.1, whole genome shotgun sequence includes the following:
- the LOC121971675 gene encoding BTB/POZ and MATH domain-containing protein 1-like, yielding MGGGRVCSSAWPSLSASSSPSLNAASPSETASTSVTDTVNGSHHFKISGYSLLKGIGVGKYTTSDTFTVGGYDWAVYFYPDGKSAEDAAAYVSLFIALASEGTDVRALFELTLLDQSGRERHKVHSHFGRRLESGPYALKYRGSMWGYKRFYKRTALETSDYLKDDYLLVNCTVGVVRSHTEAPKIYTIAVPPSNIAQHFGQLLQGGEGTDVSFEVDGEIYNAHKLVLAARSPVFRAQLFGPMKDRNMHCLKIEDMEALVFKALLHFIYWDSLPDMEDLVGLNVKCASTLMAQHMLAAADRYALDRLKLLCEAKLCEDVAINTVATTLALAEQHHCFQLKSVCLKFVALPENLRAVMQTEGFEHLKLSCPSILAELLEYVVRIGENSVVYTKDTLDGSDANGRRVKPRL